One segment of Choloepus didactylus isolate mChoDid1 chromosome 15, mChoDid1.pri, whole genome shotgun sequence DNA contains the following:
- the LOC119510914 gene encoding group XIIA secretory phospholipase A2-like, giving the protein MAVLPRPALALLPLLLLAAALRGQEEAQTTDWRATLKTIRNGVHKIDSYLNAALDLLGGQDGLCQYKCSDESKPFPRYGYKPSPPKGCGSPLFGVHLNIGIPFLTKCCNQQDRCYETCGKSKNDCDEEFQYCLSKICRDVQKTLGLAQHVQACGTTVELLFDSVIHLG; this is encoded by the coding sequence ATGGCTGTGCTTCCGCGGCCCGCGCTCGCTctcctgcccctcctcctcctggCGGCGGCTCTCAGGGGCCAGGAGGAGGCCCAGACCACCGACTGGAGGGCCACGCTTAAGACCATCCGGAACGGCGTTCACAAGATAGACTCGTACCTGAACGCCGCCTTGGACCTCCTTGGAGGCCAGGACGGGCTCTGCCAGTACAAGTGCAGTGACGAATCTAAGCCTTTCCCACGTTATGGTTATAAACCCTCCCCACCAAAAGGATGTGGTTCTCCGCTGTTTGGTGTTCACCTTAACATTGGTATCCCCTTCCTGACCAAGTGCTGCAACCAACAGGATAGGTGCTACGAGACCTGTGGCAAAAGCAAGAATGACTGCGATGAGGAGTTCCAGTATTGCCTCTCCAAGATCTGCCGAGATGTGCAGAAAACATTAGGGCTAGCTCAGCATGTTCAGGCATGTGGAACAACAGTGGAGCTCTTGTTTGACAGCGTTATACATTTAGGCTGA